One genomic window of Spiroplasma endosymbiont of Diplazon laetatorius includes the following:
- a CDS encoding pseudouridine synthase: MEERLQKIIASRGYCSRRRAEELIVQGRVKVNGQVIRELGSKFDSNVKIDINNKSLEEVKEKVYYLFNKPRLVLTTMHDPKDRKTVAEFFKNSKLRVYPVGRLDYDVSGALIMTNDGEFANFVMHPKYEFRKTYQALCNGKVHKYQIKQLVDGVTIDDDYKTKAIQARILKYDEEYDESVIELTIAEGRKHHVKKMLIAADIYLKKLKRTQIEFLTLDELPIGKYRELKAHEIKQFYGIYNSLKVKKGK; encoded by the coding sequence AAAAGATTATAGCCTCAAGAGGGTATTGTTCAAGAAGAAGAGCTGAAGAATTAATTGTTCAAGGAAGAGTTAAAGTTAATGGACAAGTTATAAGAGAACTTGGATCTAAATTTGATTCTAATGTAAAAATAGATATTAATAATAAGAGTTTAGAAGAAGTTAAAGAAAAGGTTTACTACTTATTTAATAAACCAAGACTTGTATTAACTACAATGCATGATCCAAAGGATAGAAAAACAGTAGCGGAGTTCTTTAAGAATTCTAAATTAAGAGTTTATCCTGTTGGAAGATTAGATTATGATGTTTCTGGTGCTCTTATAATGACGAATGATGGAGAATTTGCAAACTTTGTAATGCATCCAAAATATGAATTTAGAAAAACATACCAAGCACTATGTAACGGAAAAGTTCATAAATATCAAATCAAACAACTTGTTGATGGTGTTACTATCGATGATGACTACAAAACAAAAGCAATCCAAGCAAGAATATTAAAATATGATGAAGAATATGATGAATCTGTAATTGAATTAACAATTGCAGAAGGAAGAAAACATCACGTTAAGAAAATGCTTATTGCAGCTGACATATATCTTAAAAAACTTAAAAGAACTCAAATTGAGTTCTTAACACTTGATGAACTACCAATAGGTAAATATAGAGAGCTTAAAGCTCATGAAATTAAACAATTTTATGGAATATATAACTCATTAAAAGTTAAGAAGGGAAAATAA